One Brassica napus cultivar Da-Ae chromosome C4, Da-Ae, whole genome shotgun sequence genomic region harbors:
- the LOC106394557 gene encoding uncharacterized protein LOC106394557 has protein sequence MGCCVSSGTADRTNENVSNKHTNIVEEETVVKEVLSETTFHSSSSNVQNSAMDDPMNRKIQGTEEEKFKVDPDLCMNRPVSIDPEEGSEVSEICSLSLSESVSSVTVMNGYGEEEVKQRKSQRSPVKTRTRVTGNNYPTRRTDQSSRKRINGACNTGARVGSGMIDPGERSGRRSRSPATNRSMMDSSQTRVGGARTRKNSQSPGRLRVDPNTNTSDQQQHQNYGYTTEELLENPLVSLECFIFL, from the coding sequence aTGGGTTGCTGCGTTAGTTCCGGCACCGCTGATCGGACCAACGAGAACGTGTCCAACAAGCACACAAACATTGTTGAAGAAGAAACGGTCGTCAAAGAAGTCTTGTCAGAGACAACATTTCACAGTAGTTCCTCTAATGTCCAAAACTCAGCCATGGATGATCCGATGAACAGGAAGATCCAGGGAACAGAGGAGGAAAAATTCAAAGTTGATCCGGACTTGTGTATGAACCGACCCGTTTCGATTGACCCTGAAGAAGGATCGGAGGTTTCGGAGATATGTAGCTTGAGCTTGAGCGAGAGTGTTTCTTCAGTGACTGTGATGAATGGTTACGGTGAGGAAGAAGTGAAGCAGAGGAAATCTCAGAGATCTCCGGTAAAAACTCGGACCCGGGTCACGGGTAATAATTATCCGACCCGAAGAACCGATCAATCTTCTCGAAAGAGAATCAACGGAGCGTGTAATACTGGAGCGAGAGTCGGGTCGGGTATGATAGACCCGGGTGAGAGATCCGGAAGAAGGTCGAGATCGCCGGCTACAAATAGATCCATGATGGATTCGAGTCAGACTCGGGTGGGTGGGGCAAGGACTCGGAAGAATAGTCAGTCTCCGGGTCGGCTTAGGGTAGATCCGAATACAAACACGTCGGATCAGCAACAACATCAAAACTACGGTTATACCACTGAAGAGTTGTTAGAGAACCCACTTGTTTCATTAGAGTGTTTCATATTTCTCTGA
- the LOC111205690 gene encoding uncharacterized protein LOC111205690: MSVMKHPNKKLKILVKILPRRSSALAFVLSTGDMADMLHKAIGAMSIEEETPLTLPDEPRFGVIDENELSILGRLLNSECQSMARMIDYMPTAWRVYGRVRGILFSRDRFQFVFQREEDLVTVLKDRPWSYNH; the protein is encoded by the exons ATGTCGGTGATGAAGCATCCGAACAAGAAGCTCAAGATCTTGGTAAAGATTCTG CCTCGCCGCAGTTCAGCTCTTGCCTTCGTACTTTCAACCGGAGATATGGCTgacatgctacacaaagctattGGAGCAATGTCGATTGAAGAGGAAACACCACTCACGCTACCCGATGAACCAAGATTTGGGGTTATTGATGAGAATGAACTTAGTATTCTGGGACGTCTGTTGAACTCAGAGTGTCAATCCATGGCGAGAATGATTGACTACATGCCTACTGCCTGGAGAGTCTACGGGCGTGTTCGTGGAATTTTGTTCTCTAGGGACCGCTTTCAGTTCGTTTTCCAACGAGAAGAGGATCTGGTTACTGTGCTGAAGGATAGACCCTGGTCCTATAATCATTGA